One Aphelocoma coerulescens isolate FSJ_1873_10779 chromosome 8, UR_Acoe_1.0, whole genome shotgun sequence genomic region harbors:
- the LEPR gene encoding leptin receptor isoform X1, which yields MCGQIIPTMFVLMDFLQMAAAHCMVHPVPPRNFTLPCVQLNETFLSPFSAGSWSGLRRELGAPKTKPSMNEESFLCCLWSASNIGCSLYRASMQARKFIPSEINISAPQQIDWSWNVECRIRGKLDLLVCNLQLLKLDLRHDLKVNLLYSGSELSQGAASTSSLQGTVRVARCDCREQDTWECPVASPSLNHTYLMWLEMVAAGTALGSPPMSLQPTDIVKPEAPVNLQLELAERGQVKLCWSSPVLLPFPLQHQVRISAPPGHGECQMLQVALETSVAIDSALLDSPSSVQVRSRNLRGPGFWSDWSTPYNLTLGAQVLYFPPKTLTSAGSNISFLCIYKNKSKPVEAQEVVWWLNLAEEIPASQYSLVNNRVSKVTLFNLKATKPRGSFFYNALYCCHQSRECHHRYAELYVVDMDFNISCETDGYLTKMTCRWSANPTTLLLGSLQLRYYRSQIYCSDFPSPSPNSEVKECHLQRNHSYECTFQPIFLLSGYTMWIEFEHFLGTLESSPTCVIPADVVKPLPPSNVGAELTRNVGLLNVSWTKPVFANRDLTFQIRWNAGNREEIPWQLYEVPNSTGSSAVIKVEQLCVEYVVQVRCRELDGSGFWSDWSRAAQTLVQDIRAPLHGPEFWRIISEDPARKQRNVTLVWKPLMENHSLCSVSRYIIKHQIPGNPSWEEYVDHGTTWSFPWIEPTHTITILAMNSVGISAVNSNLTLSQQMSTVDAVQSLSAYLVNSTCVVVVWTLSPHIPGITSFVIEWKNLNKEEEMKWLRVPPNLRKYFIYDHFILIEKYQFSLYPVFAGGVGKARATDQFAKGGFETGNNGSLHVVLPIVFSTSVLLLGTLLVSHPRMKKLFWEDVPNPKNCSWAQGVNFQQPEALEHLFAKHPEPMSFEPLLLEAEIVLEDISVTKALGKEEPQDFLGIDSMFPTPQESECDSACSSSHFQGSSFSRSSQDGETTAQCDLKYATVISNSQCSGLCRQKTNPRSCFDNCFLAEDSIVLGAFSSGAWEVGSGAVVAFPGSPGWQPSRALSLTSSEGFSEPLDDAFPGSAERSLYYLGITSLQKGERDIFLTESSRGMCQLQTTDLLTEGAVLQHMPANVKGFIHSSLKPKATVPYVPQFRMAASKGQEATEKK from the exons ATGTGTGGGCAAATCATCCCAACCATGTTTGTGCTGATGG ACTTCCTTCAGATGGCAGCTGCCCATTGCATGGTCCATCCAGTTCCTCCCAGGAACTTCACACTGCCCTGTGTGCAGCTGAATGAGACCTTTCTGAGCCCTTTCTCAGCTGGGAGCTGGTCTGGTCTGAGGAGAGAACTTGGAGCACCCAAAACCAAGCCTTCAATGAATGAAGAAAGTTTTCTGTGTTGCCTTTGGAGTGCCAGCAACATTGGCTGTTCTTTGTACAGAGCAAGCATGCAGGCAAGGAAGTTTATTCCTTCAGAAATAAATATCTCTGCTCCTCAGCAAATAG ATTGGAGCTGGAATGTGGAATGTAGGATTAGAGGCAAGCTGGACCTGTTAGTTTGTAACCTGCAGCTTTTGAAGCTGGACCTGAGACATGACCTGAAGGTTAATCTTCTATACTCTGG ATCAGAGCTGTCCCAGGGAGCTGCATCCACGAGCTCTCTGCAGGGGACAGTGAGGGTGGCTCGGTGTGACTGCAGGGAGCAGGACACCTGGGAGTGCCCGGTGGCCTCCCCGAGCCTCAACCACACCTACCTCATGTGGCTGGAGATGgtggctgctggcacagccctggggtcCCCTCCGATGTCACTGCAGCCCACGGACATAG TGAAGCCTGAGGCCCCTGTGaacctgcagctggagctggctgaGAGGGGCCAGGTGAAGCTCTGCTGGTCCAGCCCCGTGCTGCTGCCATTCCCTCTGCAGCACCAAGTGAGGATCTCTGCTCCCCCGGGACACGGGGAGTGCCAG ATGCTTCAGGTTGCTCTGGAAACCTCAGTGGCCATAGACAGTGCCCTACTTGACTCTCCATCCTCAGTGCAAGTGAGGAGCAGGAATCTCCGTGGTCCAGGGTTCTGGAGTGACTGGAGCACACCCTACAACCTCACTTTGGGAG CTCAAGTCCTGTACTTCCCTCCCAAGACCCTGACCAGTGCTGGCTCCAACATTTCATTTCTGTGCATctataaaaacaaaagcaagccTGTAGAGGCCCAGGAGGTGGTTTGGTGGCTGAATTTAGCAGAAGAAATCCCAGCCAGCCAATATTCTCTTGTGAACAATCGTGTAAGCAAAGTTACTCTTTTCAACTTGAAAGCAACCAAACCTAGAGGAAGTTTCTTCTATAACGCTTTGTACTGTTGTCACCAAAGTAGGGAATGTCACCATAGATACGCTGAATTATATGTAGTAG ACATGGATTTTAATATCTCCTGTGAAACTGATGGATACTTAACTAAAATGACTTGCAGATGGTCTGCAAACCCAACCACCTTGCTCCTGGGGAGTTTGCAGTTAAGATATTACAG GAGCCAAATTTATTGCTCTGACTTtccaagcccatctccaaactCAGAGGTGAAGGAATGCCATTTGCAGAGGAATCATTCCTACGAGTGCACATTCCAGCCTATTTTCCTTTTGTCTGGATATACCATGTGGATAGAGTTTGAGCACTTCCTGGGAACACTGGAATCCTCCCCAACTTGTGTCATTCCAGCAGATGTGG tAAAGCCTCTCCCCCCTTCCAACGTGGGAGCAGAACTCACCAGGAATGTGGGGCTGCTGAACGTGAGCTGGACCAAGCCTGTCTTTGCCAACAGGGATCTGACCTTCCAGATCCGCTGGaatgcagggaacagggaagagaTTCCATGGCAG CTTTATGAAGTCCCAAACTCCACAGGCAGCTCAGCTGTGATAAAAGTTGAACAGCTTTGTGTGGAATACGTGGTGCAGGTGCGGTGCAGGGAATTGGATGGATCTGGATTCTGGAGTGactggagcagagcagcccaAACCCTCGTGCAGGACATCAGAG CTCCTTTGCATGGCCCTGAATTTTGGAGAATCATTTCTGAGGATCCAGCAAGGAAGCAGAGGAATGTTACACTCGTGTGGAAG CCCCTGATGGAGAATCACTCATTGTGCAGCGTGAGCAGATACATCATAAAGCACCAGATCCCAGGAAACCCCTCCTGGGAGGAATATGTGGATCATGGCACCACCTGGTCCTTTCCATGGATTGAGCCAACACACAccatcaccattttagccatgaATTCTGTTGGAATTTCTGCAGTTAATTCTAatttaactctatcccagcaaATGAGCACAG tGGATGCTGTGCAATCCCTGAGTGCTTACCTGGTGAACAGCACCTGTGTGGTTGTGGTTTGGACTCTGTCCCCCCACATCCCTGGGATAACATCCTTTGTGATTGAGTGGAAGAACCTCAACAAAGAGGAGGAGATGAAATGGCTGCGAGTTCCTCCAAAtctcaggaaatattttatttatg ATCACTTTATCCTGATTGAGAAGTACCAGTTCAGCCTGTACCCTGTGTTTGCTGGAGGAGTTGGCAAAGCCAGAGCCACGGATCAGTTTGCCAAAG GTGGATTTGAAACTGGGAATAATGGCAGCCTCCACGTGGTTCTGCCAATTGTTTTTTCCACCTCAGTGTTGCTGCTGGGAACGTTGCTGGTTTCACATCCAAG GATGAAGAAGCTGTTCTGGGAGGACGTTCCCAACCCCAAGAACTGCTCGTGGGCACAAGGAGTTAATTTCCAgcag cCTGAAGCTCTGGAGCATCTCTTTGCCAAGCATCCCGAGCCAATGTCATTTGAGCCTCTTCTCCTGGAGGCAGAGATCGTGCTGGAAGACATCAGTGTCACCAAAGCCTTGGGAAAAGAAGAGCCACAGGATTTTTTAGGAATTGATTCCATGTTTCCAACCCCCCAGGAGTCGGAATGTGACTCCGCGTGCTCCAGCAGCCacttccagggcagcagcttctccaggagctcccaggatGGAGAAACCACGGCTCAGTGTGACCTCAAATATGCCACTGTCATCAGTAATTCCCAATGCAGTGGCCTTTGCCGACAGAAAACGAACCCAAGGAGTTGTTTTGATAATTGTTTCCTAGCAGAAGATTCCATAGTTTTAGGGGCCTTCTCCAGCGGTGCTTGGGAGGTGGGCAGTGGGGCAGTGGTGGCATTCCCTGGCTCCCCTGGCtggcagcccagcagggctctgTCCCTGACTTCCTCAGAGGGATTCTCGGAGCCTTTGGATGACGCTTTCCCAGGCAGCGCTGAGCGGAGCCTGTATTACCTCGGGATAACGTCCCTGCAAAAGGGAGAAAGGGACATTTTCCTGACAGAAAGTTCCAGGGGGATGTGTCAGCTCCAAACCACAGATCTGCTCACGGAGGGGGCGGTTCTCCAGCACATGCCAGCAAATGTCAAGGGGTTTATCCACAGCAGCCTCAAGCCTAAAGCCACTGTTCCCTATGTCCCACAGTTCCGGATGGCTGCATCCAAAGGGCAGGAGGCCACGGAGAAAAAGTGA
- the LEPR gene encoding leptin receptor isoform X2 has translation MGETWLRMRTRPAKVSVTVKPEAPVNLQLELAERGQVKLCWSSPVLLPFPLQHQVRISAPPGHGECQMLQVALETSVAIDSALLDSPSSVQVRSRNLRGPGFWSDWSTPYNLTLGAQVLYFPPKTLTSAGSNISFLCIYKNKSKPVEAQEVVWWLNLAEEIPASQYSLVNNRVSKVTLFNLKATKPRGSFFYNALYCCHQSRECHHRYAELYVVDMDFNISCETDGYLTKMTCRWSANPTTLLLGSLQLRYYRSQIYCSDFPSPSPNSEVKECHLQRNHSYECTFQPIFLLSGYTMWIEFEHFLGTLESSPTCVIPADVVKPLPPSNVGAELTRNVGLLNVSWTKPVFANRDLTFQIRWNAGNREEIPWQLYEVPNSTGSSAVIKVEQLCVEYVVQVRCRELDGSGFWSDWSRAAQTLVQDIRAPLHGPEFWRIISEDPARKQRNVTLVWKPLMENHSLCSVSRYIIKHQIPGNPSWEEYVDHGTTWSFPWIEPTHTITILAMNSVGISAVNSNLTLSQQMSTVDAVQSLSAYLVNSTCVVVVWTLSPHIPGITSFVIEWKNLNKEEEMKWLRVPPNLRKYFIYDHFILIEKYQFSLYPVFAGGVGKARATDQFAKGGFETGNNGSLHVVLPIVFSTSVLLLGTLLVSHPRMKKLFWEDVPNPKNCSWAQGVNFQQPEALEHLFAKHPEPMSFEPLLLEAEIVLEDISVTKALGKEEPQDFLGIDSMFPTPQESECDSACSSSHFQGSSFSRSSQDGETTAQCDLKYATVISNSQCSGLCRQKTNPRSCFDNCFLAEDSIVLGAFSSGAWEVGSGAVVAFPGSPGWQPSRALSLTSSEGFSEPLDDAFPGSAERSLYYLGITSLQKGERDIFLTESSRGMCQLQTTDLLTEGAVLQHMPANVKGFIHSSLKPKATVPYVPQFRMAASKGQEATEKK, from the exons ATGGGAGAAACTTGGCTGCGAATGAGGACAAGGCCAGCCAAGGTCTCAGTAACAG TGAAGCCTGAGGCCCCTGTGaacctgcagctggagctggctgaGAGGGGCCAGGTGAAGCTCTGCTGGTCCAGCCCCGTGCTGCTGCCATTCCCTCTGCAGCACCAAGTGAGGATCTCTGCTCCCCCGGGACACGGGGAGTGCCAG ATGCTTCAGGTTGCTCTGGAAACCTCAGTGGCCATAGACAGTGCCCTACTTGACTCTCCATCCTCAGTGCAAGTGAGGAGCAGGAATCTCCGTGGTCCAGGGTTCTGGAGTGACTGGAGCACACCCTACAACCTCACTTTGGGAG CTCAAGTCCTGTACTTCCCTCCCAAGACCCTGACCAGTGCTGGCTCCAACATTTCATTTCTGTGCATctataaaaacaaaagcaagccTGTAGAGGCCCAGGAGGTGGTTTGGTGGCTGAATTTAGCAGAAGAAATCCCAGCCAGCCAATATTCTCTTGTGAACAATCGTGTAAGCAAAGTTACTCTTTTCAACTTGAAAGCAACCAAACCTAGAGGAAGTTTCTTCTATAACGCTTTGTACTGTTGTCACCAAAGTAGGGAATGTCACCATAGATACGCTGAATTATATGTAGTAG ACATGGATTTTAATATCTCCTGTGAAACTGATGGATACTTAACTAAAATGACTTGCAGATGGTCTGCAAACCCAACCACCTTGCTCCTGGGGAGTTTGCAGTTAAGATATTACAG GAGCCAAATTTATTGCTCTGACTTtccaagcccatctccaaactCAGAGGTGAAGGAATGCCATTTGCAGAGGAATCATTCCTACGAGTGCACATTCCAGCCTATTTTCCTTTTGTCTGGATATACCATGTGGATAGAGTTTGAGCACTTCCTGGGAACACTGGAATCCTCCCCAACTTGTGTCATTCCAGCAGATGTGG tAAAGCCTCTCCCCCCTTCCAACGTGGGAGCAGAACTCACCAGGAATGTGGGGCTGCTGAACGTGAGCTGGACCAAGCCTGTCTTTGCCAACAGGGATCTGACCTTCCAGATCCGCTGGaatgcagggaacagggaagagaTTCCATGGCAG CTTTATGAAGTCCCAAACTCCACAGGCAGCTCAGCTGTGATAAAAGTTGAACAGCTTTGTGTGGAATACGTGGTGCAGGTGCGGTGCAGGGAATTGGATGGATCTGGATTCTGGAGTGactggagcagagcagcccaAACCCTCGTGCAGGACATCAGAG CTCCTTTGCATGGCCCTGAATTTTGGAGAATCATTTCTGAGGATCCAGCAAGGAAGCAGAGGAATGTTACACTCGTGTGGAAG CCCCTGATGGAGAATCACTCATTGTGCAGCGTGAGCAGATACATCATAAAGCACCAGATCCCAGGAAACCCCTCCTGGGAGGAATATGTGGATCATGGCACCACCTGGTCCTTTCCATGGATTGAGCCAACACACAccatcaccattttagccatgaATTCTGTTGGAATTTCTGCAGTTAATTCTAatttaactctatcccagcaaATGAGCACAG tGGATGCTGTGCAATCCCTGAGTGCTTACCTGGTGAACAGCACCTGTGTGGTTGTGGTTTGGACTCTGTCCCCCCACATCCCTGGGATAACATCCTTTGTGATTGAGTGGAAGAACCTCAACAAAGAGGAGGAGATGAAATGGCTGCGAGTTCCTCCAAAtctcaggaaatattttatttatg ATCACTTTATCCTGATTGAGAAGTACCAGTTCAGCCTGTACCCTGTGTTTGCTGGAGGAGTTGGCAAAGCCAGAGCCACGGATCAGTTTGCCAAAG GTGGATTTGAAACTGGGAATAATGGCAGCCTCCACGTGGTTCTGCCAATTGTTTTTTCCACCTCAGTGTTGCTGCTGGGAACGTTGCTGGTTTCACATCCAAG GATGAAGAAGCTGTTCTGGGAGGACGTTCCCAACCCCAAGAACTGCTCGTGGGCACAAGGAGTTAATTTCCAgcag cCTGAAGCTCTGGAGCATCTCTTTGCCAAGCATCCCGAGCCAATGTCATTTGAGCCTCTTCTCCTGGAGGCAGAGATCGTGCTGGAAGACATCAGTGTCACCAAAGCCTTGGGAAAAGAAGAGCCACAGGATTTTTTAGGAATTGATTCCATGTTTCCAACCCCCCAGGAGTCGGAATGTGACTCCGCGTGCTCCAGCAGCCacttccagggcagcagcttctccaggagctcccaggatGGAGAAACCACGGCTCAGTGTGACCTCAAATATGCCACTGTCATCAGTAATTCCCAATGCAGTGGCCTTTGCCGACAGAAAACGAACCCAAGGAGTTGTTTTGATAATTGTTTCCTAGCAGAAGATTCCATAGTTTTAGGGGCCTTCTCCAGCGGTGCTTGGGAGGTGGGCAGTGGGGCAGTGGTGGCATTCCCTGGCTCCCCTGGCtggcagcccagcagggctctgTCCCTGACTTCCTCAGAGGGATTCTCGGAGCCTTTGGATGACGCTTTCCCAGGCAGCGCTGAGCGGAGCCTGTATTACCTCGGGATAACGTCCCTGCAAAAGGGAGAAAGGGACATTTTCCTGACAGAAAGTTCCAGGGGGATGTGTCAGCTCCAAACCACAGATCTGCTCACGGAGGGGGCGGTTCTCCAGCACATGCCAGCAAATGTCAAGGGGTTTATCCACAGCAGCCTCAAGCCTAAAGCCACTGTTCCCTATGTCCCACAGTTCCGGATGGCTGCATCCAAAGGGCAGGAGGCCACGGAGAAAAAGTGA